CCGGGAGGGCATCGAGTCCCTTTACCGCCAGCTCCGGGAGATAGACCCCGAAACCGCCGCCCGCCTGCCTATCCGCGATGAAAAGCGCATTCTCCGGGCCTTGGAGGTCTACCGGGAGACCGGCGAGACCCTCACCGCCCACGATGCCCGCACCCGCCTCCGGCCCCCTAAATACCGGGCCTGCACCATCGGCCTCACCTTCCGGGACCGGGCCGACCTCTATGCGCGCATCGACCGCCGGGTGGACACCATGGTGGAGTGCGGCCTCCTCCGGGAGGTGGAGGCCCTTCTTCAAACCGGCCTCCCCGAGACCGCCACCGCTCTCCAGGCCATCGGCTACAAGCAGTTTCTCTCCGTCTACCGGGGGGACACGCTGGTGTCAGAGGCCGTAGCGGAGGTGAAGCTCCGCTCCCGGCAGTATGCCAAGCGCCAGCTCACCTGGCTGCGCCGCAAAGACGACATCCACTGGCTTCTCTGGGAAAAAGACCCCGATTTCCCGGCGGGCCTCCAAAATGCGACAGAATATCTCCTCGCCCAGGGCTTAGGATAGACCCGGGCGGACAAGCATAGAAAAATCTATCGTCCGCACCAAGACATAGAAAAAGGAGCAGACGATATGAAAAAGGCAAATTTACAGGACATTTTTCTCACCAAGGTACGCAAGCAGGCCGTTCCCGTCACGGTATTTCTGATGAACGGCTTCCAGCTTCGAGGCGTAATCACCGGCTTCGACAGCTTTTCCCTGGTGCTTGACAGCGACGGCCGCCAGCAGTTTATCTACAAGCACGCCGTCTCCACCCTTGTGCCCCTGCGCCCTCTCTCTCTGCGGGAGGAGGAAGGGGACGACTGACAGCGAAGGAGCAGCCATGCGATCCACTCCCATTTTCAAAATTCTCTCCCTGGCGGTGCTTGTGGCCGTGGTGACGCTTTTGGGCATAGAGGGCTACCGGTATTTCCACCGGTCCGTGTCCGTCTCCGTGGCCTACACCGGCCAGGTGACCGACAGCCTCTCCGTCACCGGCTGGGTGGTCCGTCAGGAGACGCCCCTGCCCGACACCTCCGGCACCCTCCTGCGCCAGGTTCAGGAAGGGGAGAAGGTCCACGCCGGCCAGGCCGTAGCCATGGCCTACGCCAGCAAGAGCGCTCTGGAGGTGGTGAGCCGGCTGGAGGACACGGAGCTGAAGCTGCAGCAGCTTCAGTTTGCCCGCAGCTCCTTTTTGGACAGCGACGCCGCCCTGAAGGTGGACAGCGATATTTCCGACAGCATTCTCCGCCTGCACATAGCCACGGCGGACGGCGACTATGCCACCGCCACCCAGGAGATGTCCGCCATGAAAACCGCCGTGCTCAAGCGCAGCTACAGCTATGAGTCCCTGGAGCAGATCGACCAGGCCATCGCCCAGACCCGCAGCGATATTTCCTCTCTGCAAAATCAGCTCTCCGGCGCCACCTCGGTAAAAACCGCTGTTGCCGGAGTCTACAGCGGCTCCACCGACGGCAGCGAGGAGACCCTCACCCCGGACTTTTTGACGGATGTGACCCCCGCCCGGCTGGACGCTCTCAGCACCGGCTCCGCCGTGAAGAGCGCCGGCAAGATCATCACCGATAACACCTGGTACTTCGCCGCCAATATCCCCGCCCAGCAGGCCCGGGAGCTTCAGGTGGGCCAGGAGGTCACTCTCCGCCTGAGCAAGGGCCTGCAGCAGGACACCCCTGCCTATGTTCAGTCCATCAGCGCCGAGGAGGACGGTCATGTGGCCGTGGTCCTCTCCTGCACCCGCTATATCTCCCAGGTCACCCTCCTGCGCCATCAGCAGGGGGAGATCCTCCTGCGGGAGTATAAGGGCCTCCGGGTCCCCTCCGCCGCCCTGCGCATGGACGAGGATGGCTCGCTGCAGCTTTTCTGCCGCCTGGGCGCCTATGTGTACAGCAAGCCCGTAGACCTGGTGTACCGGGGCGACGGCTTCTGCCTGGTCCGCTCCGCCCAGGGCGCCGCAGATGAGCGGATCCTCCGCCAGGGCGATTTGGTCATCTCCACCGCCCGGGCCCTCACCGACGGCATGATCTTCCCGGACAACTGACCGCCTAACCGGCATCCAATCTATCCGCAGGGGCGAACGACCCTGTTCGCCCTCCCGGGCCACTGCGTTACGGCGGGGCGATGTGGGCATCGCCCCCTACAAAATTCTATCGAAAACCCGTGCGTAGGGGCCGATGCCTACATCGGCCCGCAACAAAGACTTACTTGTTATCCGTAGGGGCGACCCTTGCGGTCGCCCGCCCATTGCACCTCTTGTTGCGCTTCCGTAGGGGCGGACGCCTCTGTCCGCCCGCCGACAACGCACCGCACCCCATATAAAAAACCAGTCATTGCGAGACCAGCGCGCACGCTGGTCGTGGCAATCCGTAACCCTCGTCCCCAATAAAGGCTCCCCTGCGCAAGGGTCGCCACCCACCCATTCCACCAACAGAAATAAAAAGGGAGGAATTTTCCATGTCCATATCCGAAAACATTGCGTCCATCCGCCTGCGAATCGAAGCCGCCGCCGCTAAAACCGGCCGCACCGGTGCGGACATCACCCTGGTGGGCGCCAGCAAAATGAACGACGCCGCCGCCTGCCGGGAGGCCATCGCCGCCGGCATTGATGCCCTGGGCGAAAACCGCGTTCAGGAGATGACCCGGAAGCTCTCGGAAAACGCCTACGACGGCGCACCCCTGCACTTCATCGGCCATCTCCAGCGCAACAAGGTCAAGCAGGTGGTGGGCAAGGCGGCGCTGATCCAGTCCGTGGGCTCTCTGGCCCTGCTGGATGAGATCGAGAAAACCGCCGAAAAGCTGGGCATCGTCCAGGACATCCTTCTGGAGGTGAATATCGGCGGCGAGGAGGCCAAGAGCGGCTTTGCCCCCGCCGAGGCCCCCGAGGCCGCCCGCTACGCCAAGACCCTGTCCCATGTGCAGGTGCTGGGTCTCATGACCATTCCCCCCGTGGAGTCGGCTCCCGGGGAAAATCTCCCGTTTTTTGCCCAAATGCAGGCTCTTTATGTTGACATAAATCAAAATATATACGATAATAAGTTTAAGTATTTGTCGATGGGTATGAGCGGCGACTTTGCCGAGGCCATCGAGTCCGGCAGCAATATGGTCCGTGTTGGATCGGCCATTTTCGGCGCCAGAGATTACAGCAAGTAAAAGCGGGAGGTAGTATACACATGAGCTTGATGGACGAATTCAAGAAGATCATCCACCCCTATGACGATGAAGATTACGACTATGAAAACGAGGATCAGTTCCCCACCCAGCGCCCCGGCAAGGAGTCCGCTTTCGACGACCGCAAGGAAGACCGCCGCAGCGACGACCGGCGCAACAAGGTGGTGAATATCCACGCCACCACCCAGCTGAAGGTGGTGCTGGTGAAGCCCGAGCGCTTTGAAAACGCCTCCGAGATCGCCGACCACCTCCGGGAAAAGCGCACCGTGGTACTGAATCTGGAGAGCACCAATAAGGACATTGCCCGGCGGCTTATCGACTTCCTCTCCGGCGTGGCCTACGCCGGTGACGGCAAAATCAAGAAGGTCTCCGCCAACACCTACATCATCACCCCCTACTCCGTAGACCTCATGGGTGACCTTATCGACGAGCTGGAGAGCAGCGGTCTTTACCTGTAAAGGCCCCATACCGGATAAAAAGACAGTACGGAGGGATTTATATGTTCACACCACAGGAAGTTTCCGAAAAAACATTCCCCAAATCCTCATCCTTTTCCAGCGGCTACGATCTGGCCGCCGTGGACGAGTTTTTGGACACGCTCACCGAGGACTATACAGCCCTCTATAAGGAAAACGCCGCGCTGAAGGCCAAGCTGAAGATTTTAGCCGAAAAGCTGGAGGAGTACCGCGCCACCGAGGACACCATGCGCTCCATGCTCCTGGCCGCTCAGAAGATGGCCGCCTCCATGACCGACGAGGCCAAGGAGAAGTCCGAGAAGATGCTTGCCGAGGCCCGGAGCCAGCGGGAGCAGATTCTGGAGGAGGCGCAGAACGCCGCCGCCGTGGCCAACCGCGACTTCCAGCAAAAGACCGAGGCCGCCCGGCAAAAGCTCTCCGCCGCCGAGGAGGCCATGCAGGACTATGTGGCCAAGAGCCTGGCCCTGTGCCGGACGCAGATGCAGTTTTTAGAGAAGCTGCCCCATAGCGACCTGCCTGCCCAGGAGAGTGCCGAAGCCCAGGAGACTGTCCCCGCTGCGCAGGCCGCTCCTGCCCAGGAGGCCGCCCCCGCCCAGGAAGCCGTCCCCGCCCAGGAGACCGTCCCCGCCGAGGAGGCTGTCCAGGCAGAAGAACCCCGGGACGACGCCCCGACCCAGGACACCGTCCGCATCATCGGAAAGGACATTCTCAGCGCTTACGAAAAGCAGCAGGCCCCCGAGCCCGACCACACCCTGCACCCGGACACGGACTTTGTCTCCGAGTTCAAGCTGGACCTGGACGAGCTGAAGTTCGGCCGCAACTACGACCCCGAAAAGAACTGACAAAAATGCAGAGGCTTGCCCACCCCAAGCCTCTGCATCCCCATATTGTCCCCATGTAAAAAAACTGTCATTGCGAACCAGTGACCGATGTCACTGGTGTGGCAATCCGCATCCCCCGTCCCCTTGCCTAAAGGGGGCTGTCACGGCGAAGCCGTGACTGGGGGATTCTTTTCCCATGCCTCTTGCAACCCCTCCGTAGGGGCGACCCTTGCGGTCGCCCGCGGGCGGGGCAGAGCCCCGCCCCTACGCACCCCTTGTACCCCCCCGTAGGGGGCGGCGTCCCCGACGCCCCGTTTTACCGCACCCCTTGTAACCCCCCTGTCATTGCGAACCAGTGACCGATGTCACTGGTGTGGCAATCCGTACCCCCGTCCCCAAAATAGCCCCAAAAGGAGATACCCCCATGGAAAAGCCCATCATCGCCCTTCTCTACGATTTCGATAAAACCCTCTGCACCACCGACATGGAGGACTACACCTTCATTCCCGCCCTGGGCTATAAGCCCGCCGAATTCTGGAAAAAGGCCAACGACTTCGGCTATAACAACCGCATGGACGGCCTTCTGGCCTATATGTATACCATGATCGAGGAGTGCCGGGCCCAAAACATCCGTCTGGACCGGGACTTTCTGGTTCGCTGCGGCCATGATATACAGCTCTTCCCCGGCGTGCAGGACTGGTTTGCCCGCATCAACGCCTTCGGCGAGAGCCAGGGCGTAGCCATTGAGCATTATGTCATCTCCTCCGGTCTCCGGGAGATCATCGAGGGCAGCGGCATCAGCCACGAGTTTAAGGAGATCTACGCCTGCGAGTTTTTCTATGATGCCCGGGGTCTGGCCTCCTGGCCCAAGCTGGATGTCAACTTTACCAATAAGACCCAGTTTGTCTACCGCATCAATAAGGGCGTGCTGGATGTGTCCGACGACCGCACCCTCAACGCCTCCATGCCCGACGACAGCAAGCGCATCCCCTTCACCAACATGATCTACATTGGCGACGGTCTCTCCGATGTGCCCTGCATGAAGATGATGCGCTCCTACGGCGGCGAGGCCATCGCCGTCTATCAGGAGGAAAACCGCCAGGGCGTAGAGGACTTGCTGAGCAAGGGCCGGGTGGATTTTATCTTCCCCGCCGACTACCGTGCCGGCACGGACCTGGAGACCACCGTCCAAAACATCATCCGGAAAATGGCCATTACCGATGCCCTGACCGAGGAAAACAGCCGCCAGCTCCGGCAGCTGGGCCGGGGCGACCTGCCGTATCAGGCCAGCCTATTTGAATAAAAACCAGAAAAAGCCTCCCGGAGCGTACCGATTGCGGCAAGCTCCGGGAGGCTTTTTTATTTTGGGCGTTTTCCCCGTCGGCCCACCTGCAGGGGCCGACGCTTGGGGCATTATTCCGGCTTTTCCGCGGCAAAGAGGGCCGCGCCGATGACACCGGCGTCGCTGCCCAGGGTGCAGGTCACGATGCGGGGGTGCTTTTTCGTGTAGGCGGAGCCATATTCCTGGCTCTGTACCTGGGCGCGCAGGGGCCGCAGCAGCGTTTCCCCCTGGTTGGCGATGCCGCCGCCCAGGGCTATGACCTCCGGGAAAAAGATATTCACCAGGTTGGCGATCCCCACACCCAGATACCGGATGTACTCCGCAACCACCCGGGTGGCTGCCGGATCTCCGGCCTCCTGCCCGGCAAAGGCCGTGCGGCCATCTACGCCGCCCTTTTCCCGGGCGATGCGGTGCAGGGCGCTGTCCGGGTGGGCCGCCATAGCCGCCTCCGTCCGGCGTATCAGCGCCGTGGCGGAGGCATAGGTCTCCCAGCAGCCCCGGCGGCCACAGGCGCAGCTCTCCCCGTCGGCCACAATGCACATATGTCCCAGCTCGCTGGCCGCCCCGGTAAAGCCCGTGAGCAGGTGCCCGTCCAGCACCACGCCGCCGCCTATGCCGGTGCCCAGGGTCACCACTACGGCGCTTCGGGTGCCCTTGGCCGCCCCCACCGCCGCCTCTGCCAGGGCCGCCGCGTTGGCATCATTTACCAGGCGCACGGAAAAGCCCGTGTCCTCCAGGGTCCGGCGCACATCATAGTTCACCCAGCCGATGTTGCAGGCGTACACCACGGTGCCCGCCCGGTCATCCACCGTACCGGGGCAGCCCAGGCCCACGCCGGCCACCTCCCGGCCCCGGCCCAGGGTACGGATCATGGCGCCAATATCCTCCGCCACCGCCGCCGGGCCTCGCCGCGGCCGGGTGGGGCAGGTCTGCCGGGCCAAAATTTCCCCGTCCTCCCGGACCACGGCCCCCTTGATGCCGGTGCCGCCCAGGTCGATGCCGATGTACTGCTTCATGTCCGCGCCTCCGCTTTTCTTTTTTACTAGCATACCATGCCCGGCCGGGGCTGTCAAAACCTCCGTAACGAAACGGTTTCTCTTTTGTCGGAAAAAACCGGTGGATTTTCCGACCATCTCAAACGGCCACACCGCTCCGGGAAGCGGTGTGGCCGTTTTTATAGGGTATTAAGGGGCATTACGCCACTTGCGCGGGCTTCTTATTGGCGCTGTTCCTTGATGGCAGCCTGGGCAGCGGCCAGACGGGCGATGGGAACGCGGAAGGGGGAGCAGGACACATAGTCCAGGCCCACCTTGTGGCAGAACTCCACGCTGCTGGGGTCGCCGCCGTGCTCGCCGCAGATGCCCAGGTGGATGTCGGGGCGGGTGGCGCGGCCCATCTCAGCGGCCATCTTCACCAGCTTGCCTACGCCGACCTGGTCCAGCTTGGCGAAGGGATCGTTCTCGTAGATCTTCTTATCGTAGTAAGCGCCCAGGAACTTGCCGGCGTCGTCGCGGCTGAAGCCGAAGGTCATCTGGGTCAGGTCGTTGGTGCCGAAGGAGAAGAACTGGGCCTCGGTGGCGATCTGGTCGGCGGTGAGGGCGGCTCTGGGGATCTCGATCATGGTACCCACCAGGTACTTCATGTCCATCCCGGCGGCGGCCAGCTCCTGGTCGGCGGTCGTAACCACGATGTCCTTTACATACTTCAGCTCCTTCACCTCGCCCACCAGGGGGATCATGATCTCGGGGACCATGGTCCAGTCGGGGTGCTTCTTCTGCACATTGATGGCGGCGCGGATGACAGCCCGGGTCTGCATGGCGGCAATCTCCGGGAAGGTAACGGCCAGGCGGCAGCCACGGTGACCCATCATGGGGTTGAACTCGTGGAGGGCGGCGATGATGTTCTTGATCTGCTCCACGGTCTTGCCCTGGGCCTTGGCCAGCTTCTCAATGTCGGCCTCCTCGGTGGGCACGAACTCGTGCAGAGGGGGATCCAGGAAGCGGATGGTCACGGGGCAGCCCTCCATGGCCTCATAGATGCCCTCGAAGTCGCCCTGCTGCATGGGCAGGAGCTTGGCCAGAGCCGCCTCCCGCTCCTCTACGGTGTCGGAGCAGATCATCTCGCGGATAGCTTCGATACGGTCGCCCTCGAAGAACATATGCTCGGTACGGCACAGGCCGATGCCCTGGGCGCCCAGCTCACGGGCCTTAGCGGCGTCGTGGGGGGTGTCGGCATTGGTGCGGACCTTCAGGCGGCGATACTTGTCGGCCCAGCCCATGATGCGGCCGAACTCGCCGCCGATGGTAGCGTCCACGGTGGGCATAGCGCCGTCGTAAATATTACCGGTGGAGCCGTCCAGGCTCAGCCAGTCGCCCTCGTGATAGGTCTTGCCGGAGAGGGTAAACTTCTTGTTCTCCTCGTCCATAGCGATGGCGGAGCAGCCGGAGACGCAGCAGGTGCCCATACCGCGGGCCACCACAGCGGCGTGGCTGGTCATACCGCCGCGCACGGTGAGGATGCCCTGGGCAGCCTTCATGCCCTCGATGTCCTCGGGAGAGGTCTCCAGGCGGACCAGGACCACCTTCTCACCCCGGGCAGCCCAAGCCTTGGCGTCCTCGGCGGTAAAGACGATCTTGCCGCAGGCGGCGCCGGGGGAGGCGGGCAGGGCCTTGCCGGCGGGCTGGGCCTTCTTCAGAGCCTCGGCGTCAAACTGGGGGTGCAGGAGGGTATCCAGGTTCCGGGGGTCGATCATGGCCACGGCCTGCTGCTCGGAGATCATGCCCTCGTCCACCAGGTCGCAGGCGATCTTCAGGGCCGCCTTGGCGGTGCGCTTGCCGTTACGGGTCTGGAGCATATAGAGCTTGCCGTGCTCCACGGTGAACTCCATGTCCTGCATATCCCGGTAATGGTCCTCCAGAGTCTTGCACACATCCACAAACTGTGCATAGGCCTCGGGGAACTTCTCGGCCATCTGGTCGATGGGCATGGGGGTGCGCACGCCGGCCACCACATCCTCGCCCTGGGCGTTGGTCAAAAACTCGCCCATGAGTTTCTTCTCGCCGGTGGCGGGGTTACGGGTAAAGGCCACGCCGGTGCCGCAGTCGTCGCCCATGTTGCCGAAGGCCATGGATTGAACGTTGACAGCGGTGCCCCAGGAATAGGGGATGTCGTTATCCCGGCGGTATACATTGGCCCGGGGATTGTCCCAAGAGCGGAACACGGCCTTGATGGCGCCGATGAGCTGCTCCTTGGGGTCAGAGGGGAAGTCGGCGCCGATCTTGGCCTTGTACTCGGCCTTGAACTGCATGGCCAGCTCCTTCAGATCCTCGGCGGAGAGCTCCACATCCTGGGTGACGCCCTTCTTCTCCTTCATCTCGTCGATGAGCTGCTCGAAATACTTCTTGCCTACCTCCATCACCACATCGGAATACATCTGGATAAAGCGGCGATAGCAGTCCCAGGCCCAGCGGGGATTGCCGGACTTGGCGGCGATGACGCCCACCACATCCTCATTCAGGCCCAGGTTCAGGATGGTGTCCATCATGCCGGGCATGGAGGCCCGGGCGCCGGAGCGCACAGACACCAGCAGAGGATTCTCATGGTCGCCGAACTTCTTGCCGGTGATCTTCTCCATCTTCTCGATGTACTCCATGATCTCGGCCATGATCTCGTCATTGATCTTCTGTCCGTCCTCATAGTACTGGGTGCAGGCCTCGGTGGTAATGGTGAAGCCCTGGGGAACCGGCAGACCGATGTTGGTCATCTCAGCCAGGTTTGCACCCTTGCCGCCCAGCAGCTCGCGCATGGATGCATTACCCTCGGTAAACAGATAGCAGAATTTTTTGCTCATAATACCCTCCAATATACCTTTTTAATAATAGCAGAATTCATTATAGCCACAAAGATAAGAAAATGCAACATATTCTCTCCCTTTTTTCTATTTTTTACCCTTTTGCCGAATTCTCTCGTCCCTTTTGCAAATAAATGGCGCAAATCACAAAAAAAATACGGGAGCGGTTGAGAAAATGCCGGAGCTGTGCTATACTGGTACTGTATTTTATTGTCATGGCAGGGTGTATTTTTCGGAAAAGGGGAGGGGGAGCCCAATGGATCCTGTGCTGGAGAGCCGTATTCGCCGCGGGGCCCGGCAGGGTGCGCTGCCCCACAGCGTCATCTTTTCCGGCAGCGGCGATCTTTTGGCCGCCGCCCGGTTCTACACCGCCGCCTTAGAGTGCCGGCAGGCGGATAAGCCCTGCCTGCGCTGCCCCGCCTGCGGCAAGGTGCTCCGGGGCACCCATCCCGACTGCGTCACCGCCGAGGACAGCCAGCACAAGGATCTGTCCGTGGAGGTGCTGCGGGCCCTGCGCTCCGATGCCTATATCCAGCCCAACGAGGGCGCGTGCAAGGTGTTCCTTTTCCCCGACTGCCGCCGCCTGACGGTCCAGGACCAGAATGTTCTCTTAAAGCTTGTGGAGGAGGGGCCTGCCTACGCGGCGTTTCTTTTCTGCGCGGAAAATCCCTCGGTGCTGCTGCCCACGGTGCGCTCCCGGTGCGCGGAGCTTTCCGTGCGCCCCACGGAGCAGGAGGCGGCGGCGCCAAGCCCGGAGGCCCAGGCACTTTTGGAGGCTATGGCCGGCGGCGAGAGCCCGGCGGTTACGCAGGTGCTGGTGGGCTTTGAAAACGGGAAAATGACCCGGGAAAAGCTCCAGCAGGTGCTGCGGGAGTGCCGGGAGGGCAGCCTGCAGGCCCTGCGTCTGCGCTGGGGCGCACCCCCGGAGACTCTGTGCGCCGACGGGGTAGGGCCCCTGAGCCGAAGGCTTACAAAAAAGCAGCTTATGCGGCTGTGTGAAATGCTGGGCAAATTCGCCCAAGAATGTGAATGGAATGTGGCGGTGGGCCAGGTTTTAGGCGCCGTCGCCGTAGAATGGGAGGATATCCTATGAAGGAAGTTATCAGCGTCCGCTTCCGCAGCGGATGCAAGAATTATTATTTCAGCCCCGGGCAGCTCACCGTTGCCCCGGGCCAGGATGTGATCGTGGAGACCGCCCAGGGGCCGGAGTATGTCACCTGCACCCAGGGCAACCACACCGTGGAGGATCATCAGGTGGTGGAGCCTCTGCGCCGGGTGCTGCGCCCGGCCACGGAGAATGACCGACGCAGCCTGCAAATGGCCCGGGCCCGGGAAAAGGAGGCCTTTGCGGTCTGCCAGAAGAAGATCGCCCAGCGGGGCCTGGAGATGAAGCTGGTCCGGGCGGAAAGCTCCTTTGACGGCAATAAGCTGCTCTTTTTCTTCACCGCCGACGGCCGGGTGGATTTCCGGGAGCTGGTAAAGGATCTGGCCGCCGCCTTCCACGCCCGCATCGAGCTGCGCCAGATCGGCGTCCGGGACGAGGCAAAGATGCTGGGCGGCCTGGGCATCTGCGGCCGTCCCTTCTGCTGCAGCCAGTATATGGACGATTTCATCCCCGTGTCCATCAAGATGGCCAAGACCCAAAATCTCTCCCTGAACCCCGCCAAGATCTCCGGCACCTGCGGCCGCCTTATGTGCTGCCTGAAGTACGAGCAGGAGGCCTATGAGGATGCCGCCCGGCGTATGCCGAAAAACGACTCCTTTGTCCAGACCCCCGACGGCCCCGGCAACATCAGCGCCGTAAACCTGCTGAAGGAGCAGGTCACCGTCCGGCTGGACGATCAGCCCGAGTCCCCCCGGTGCTACCACAACTGCGAGATCTGCGTCCTGCGCAACGGCAAGGGCAGCCGCGACGGTATCCAGGTGCCCCGGGAGCGCCCCGCCCGAATGGTGGTGGAGGAGAAGCCCGAGGAGTTCCCGGCGGTGGTGTCCGACTTCCTCTATAGCTCTCCCGAGGCGGCAGAGCCCCCGGCGGAGGAAAAGCGGGAGTCCGGCCGCTCCGGCCGCAATCGCC
This is a stretch of genomic DNA from Vescimonas fastidiosa. It encodes these proteins:
- a CDS encoding ROK family protein, with the protein product MKQYIGIDLGGTGIKGAVVREDGEILARQTCPTRPRRGPAAVAEDIGAMIRTLGRGREVAGVGLGCPGTVDDRAGTVVYACNIGWVNYDVRRTLEDTGFSVRLVNDANAAALAEAAVGAAKGTRSAVVVTLGTGIGGGVVLDGHLLTGFTGAASELGHMCIVADGESCACGRRGCWETYASATALIRRTEAAMAAHPDSALHRIAREKGGVDGRTAFAGQEAGDPAATRVVAEYIRYLGVGIANLVNIFFPEVIALGGGIANQGETLLRPLRAQVQSQEYGSAYTKKHPRIVTCTLGSDAGVIGAALFAAEKPE
- the miaA gene encoding tRNA (adenosine(37)-N6)-dimethylallyltransferase MiaA, with the translated sequence MDNRVICVVGPTATGKTKMGVALAKRFGGEVVSVDSMQIYRGMTIGTAAPTAEEMDGVRHHMVAIADPAESWSVARFTEQADLCIGDILRRGGRPVLVGGTGLYLDSILSGRTFAPGHSGGEIRKSLQAEMAREGIESLYRQLREIDPETAARLPIRDEKRILRALEVYRETGETLTAHDARTRLRPPKYRACTIGLTFRDRADLYARIDRRVDTMVECGLLREVEALLQTGLPETATALQAIGYKQFLSVYRGDTLVSEAVAEVKLRSRQYAKRQLTWLRRKDDIHWLLWEKDPDFPAGLQNATEYLLAQGLG
- a CDS encoding DNA polymerase III subunit delta' encodes the protein MDPVLESRIRRGARQGALPHSVIFSGSGDLLAAARFYTAALECRQADKPCLRCPACGKVLRGTHPDCVTAEDSQHKDLSVEVLRALRSDAYIQPNEGACKVFLFPDCRRLTVQDQNVLLKLVEEGPAYAAFLFCAENPSVLLPTVRSRCAELSVRPTEQEAAAPSPEAQALLEAMAGGESPAVTQVLVGFENGKMTREKLQQVLRECREGSLQALRLRWGAPPETLCADGVGPLSRRLTKKQLMRLCEMLGKFAQECEWNVAVGQVLGAVAVEWEDIL
- a CDS encoding cell division protein SepF, with product MSLMDEFKKIIHPYDDEDYDYENEDQFPTQRPGKESAFDDRKEDRRSDDRRNKVVNIHATTQLKVVLVKPERFENASEIADHLREKRTVVLNLESTNKDIARRLIDFLSGVAYAGDGKIKKVSANTYIITPYSVDLMGDLIDELESSGLYL
- a CDS encoding HAD family hydrolase, which translates into the protein MEKPIIALLYDFDKTLCTTDMEDYTFIPALGYKPAEFWKKANDFGYNNRMDGLLAYMYTMIEECRAQNIRLDRDFLVRCGHDIQLFPGVQDWFARINAFGESQGVAIEHYVISSGLREIIEGSGISHEFKEIYACEFFYDARGLASWPKLDVNFTNKTQFVYRINKGVLDVSDDRTLNASMPDDSKRIPFTNMIYIGDGLSDVPCMKMMRSYGGEAIAVYQEENRQGVEDLLSKGRVDFIFPADYRAGTDLETTVQNIIRKMAITDALTEENSRQLRQLGRGDLPYQASLFE
- a CDS encoding YggS family pyridoxal phosphate-dependent enzyme yields the protein MSISENIASIRLRIEAAAAKTGRTGADITLVGASKMNDAAACREAIAAGIDALGENRVQEMTRKLSENAYDGAPLHFIGHLQRNKVKQVVGKAALIQSVGSLALLDEIEKTAEKLGIVQDILLEVNIGGEEAKSGFAPAEAPEAARYAKTLSHVQVLGLMTIPPVESAPGENLPFFAQMQALYVDINQNIYDNKFKYLSMGMSGDFAEAIESGSNMVRVGSAIFGARDYSK
- the hfq gene encoding RNA chaperone Hfq, coding for MKKANLQDIFLTKVRKQAVPVTVFLMNGFQLRGVITGFDSFSLVLDSDGRQQFIYKHAVSTLVPLRPLSLREEEGDD
- the ppdK gene encoding pyruvate, phosphate dikinase, with the protein product MSKKFCYLFTEGNASMRELLGGKGANLAEMTNIGLPVPQGFTITTEACTQYYEDGQKINDEIMAEIMEYIEKMEKITGKKFGDHENPLLVSVRSGARASMPGMMDTILNLGLNEDVVGVIAAKSGNPRWAWDCYRRFIQMYSDVVMEVGKKYFEQLIDEMKEKKGVTQDVELSAEDLKELAMQFKAEYKAKIGADFPSDPKEQLIGAIKAVFRSWDNPRANVYRRDNDIPYSWGTAVNVQSMAFGNMGDDCGTGVAFTRNPATGEKKLMGEFLTNAQGEDVVAGVRTPMPIDQMAEKFPEAYAQFVDVCKTLEDHYRDMQDMEFTVEHGKLYMLQTRNGKRTAKAALKIACDLVDEGMISEQQAVAMIDPRNLDTLLHPQFDAEALKKAQPAGKALPASPGAACGKIVFTAEDAKAWAARGEKVVLVRLETSPEDIEGMKAAQGILTVRGGMTSHAAVVARGMGTCCVSGCSAIAMDEENKKFTLSGKTYHEGDWLSLDGSTGNIYDGAMPTVDATIGGEFGRIMGWADKYRRLKVRTNADTPHDAAKARELGAQGIGLCRTEHMFFEGDRIEAIREMICSDTVEEREAALAKLLPMQQGDFEGIYEAMEGCPVTIRFLDPPLHEFVPTEEADIEKLAKAQGKTVEQIKNIIAALHEFNPMMGHRGCRLAVTFPEIAAMQTRAVIRAAINVQKKHPDWTMVPEIMIPLVGEVKELKYVKDIVVTTADQELAAAGMDMKYLVGTMIEIPRAALTADQIATEAQFFSFGTNDLTQMTFGFSRDDAGKFLGAYYDKKIYENDPFAKLDQVGVGKLVKMAAEMGRATRPDIHLGICGEHGGDPSSVEFCHKVGLDYVSCSPFRVPIARLAAAQAAIKEQRQ
- a CDS encoding HlyD family efflux transporter periplasmic adaptor subunit produces the protein MRSTPIFKILSLAVLVAVVTLLGIEGYRYFHRSVSVSVAYTGQVTDSLSVTGWVVRQETPLPDTSGTLLRQVQEGEKVHAGQAVAMAYASKSALEVVSRLEDTELKLQQLQFARSSFLDSDAALKVDSDISDSILRLHIATADGDYATATQEMSAMKTAVLKRSYSYESLEQIDQAIAQTRSDISSLQNQLSGATSVKTAVAGVYSGSTDGSEETLTPDFLTDVTPARLDALSTGSAVKSAGKIITDNTWYFAANIPAQQARELQVGQEVTLRLSKGLQQDTPAYVQSISAEEDGHVAVVLSCTRYISQVTLLRHQQGEILLREYKGLRVPSAALRMDEDGSLQLFCRLGAYVYSKPVDLVYRGDGFCLVRSAQGAADERILRQGDLVISTARALTDGMIFPDN
- a CDS encoding DivIVA domain-containing protein is translated as MFTPQEVSEKTFPKSSSFSSGYDLAAVDEFLDTLTEDYTALYKENAALKAKLKILAEKLEEYRATEDTMRSMLLAAQKMAASMTDEAKEKSEKMLAEARSQREQILEEAQNAAAVANRDFQQKTEAARQKLSAAEEAMQDYVAKSLALCRTQMQFLEKLPHSDLPAQESAEAQETVPAAQAAPAQEAAPAQEAVPAQETVPAEEAVQAEEPRDDAPTQDTVRIIGKDILSAYEKQQAPEPDHTLHPDTDFVSEFKLDLDELKFGRNYDPEKN